In the genome of Dromiciops gliroides isolate mDroGli1 chromosome 1, mDroGli1.pri, whole genome shotgun sequence, the window CTAAAGAAGTGAAACTAAAACCTACTGATCCTGTAAATTCAACAAAATTTGGCAAAATAATGGCAAAACATCTAAGTTCTTTTGTTGTTACCTTCAAATATTAAAACATGCATTTTAATTGCATTTATTTCTACTAATGGTAATTTATTGACTTCAACAAAATACTAAATGCTCTTAAGAACTTAGACTTGAACTCCTGCCCCTGGACTCAAAGAAAAGACCAGTTCAGGAGAAAGGGATGTGTGCACATCTAAGGAAATAGTAAACTAAGTTGCATATAGTGTGACTGTTTCAAGTTTAATAGATTTCAGTGGCTAATAGAAGcacttcagatttttttctttgaaatattaaatatcaaAAAGTATGAGATCttaaaatatgcatacatacatatatacatgcatacagggagaaggggtgaaggaaaGGAGATTCTTTCCCTTGGGGGCTAAGGTGAAGTGCATGATGGAAGTCGTCAGTTTTTAATTTTACATCCCCTTTGGAAATTATTTATTGTAATATTGTGgtggttattttattattaatttctgtTATACTCCTCAATAGGGAGCAGTTCCTCTTTTGCTCCTATTCCTCTCTCATTCATTACTGCTCTCCAAAGTAGGCATCAGTGTAGATGTTTTTCTCCTTAAATAGGCTCTGTGCTCTCCTCTATTTTGACTCCCAGCCTTGTGGGGATAATTTAACTCTCTTGTGCTTAAATtgactctcctttctctccaattTCCACATTTCCACGTTACCCATAGAAGAGGGGGGGAAGTGTTCACACTATAAGACTTTGACTTAACTTTGAGCATATTGCTGACTTTGCTATTTTCAGTGTTTTGCTCCCTCATGACCATTTCTCATTATTGTAGGTATTTCGATGTTGAATCACTTACAATACAATAATACTTATTATTACATCCTGTTATGCTAGAATTTGAAACAGTTTCTTATGGGTTAggggaaaatgcatttttaatattttaatttggtagacttttaaaatcaaatctcataaaataAGCCCGCTTATAAATTATATACTATTTATAAATGGATTATTACAAGTGATTTTCATTTACTCTCACAAACTCCTGCCACTTCTAAAGATGTCTTTTCATCTACGTTCGCTTTTCCAAATCTAGCAAACAGGGAAAATTAAATCATATCTTGCTTTTGTTCATGAATTTACAGAGCAAAACTGTTAGCTTTGACTTTATTTGGGTAAAAACACACAGATATGATAAAAGTTCACTTTATCTAATCTATGAAATGTATCCTTGGTCATTGTTTTAAGGAGACTGTGCATCTATAAACTGCCAGTCTTTTCACAGTAAATGATTTTTGTAGAATGTGTTATTATTGTGGAGGTGGGCTTTGCTTTACAGTGTGCACAGCCACTCTGGGAGTGGTTGTGCACACTGTAAAGTTGTCTgtgttgatttttataatttaaatcaTGTTTAACTGAACCACTGAATCCTCCTGTTTAAAAGATGTTTAtgtgaatttttttctaaagaaaaaattgCCACTCAATTTATCCATCTTTAGTATAAAATTGCTTGGTTTTATTCTGCACGATTCATTTGACACAAAGTACACCTGTAGGGAGAACCAGCAGGGGGGAAAGGAGGTATTTAACAGAGATGATCTGTGTAGGTACCTTTCCAGAGACGAGGGTGGGTCGTGCCTCCTGCCCCATTTCTAGGGAAAGCCGTTACCTTCAGCATCCTTTTAACggcctcctctcttcctttgatgCTAGATCGACCGGTTGGAAGTAAGCAGCCTTGCTCAGACCTCCAGTGCAGTGACCTCTAGCACCGACGGCAGCATCAACACTGACTCAGTGGATGGGACACCTGACCCACAGCGCACCAAAGCAGCGATCACCCACCTGCAGCAGAAGATCCTGAAGCTCACGGAACAGATCAAGATCGAGCAAACAGCCCGAGATGACAATGTGGCAGAGTACTTGAAGCTCGCCAACAACGCGGACAAGCAGCAGACCGCCCGCATCAAGCAGGTGTTTgagaagaaaaaccagaaatCGGCCCAGACCATCCTGCAGCTGCAGAAGAAGCTAGAACACTACCATCGGAAGCTCCGAGAAGTGGAGCAGAATGGCATCCCCCGGCAGCCCAAGGACGTCTTCAGGGATATGCACCAGGGCCTAAAGGACGTAGGGGCCAAAGTGACCGGCTTCAGCGAGGGGGTAGTGGACAGCGTCAAAGGCGGGCTGTCCAGTTTCTCCCAGGCCACCCACTCGGCCGCAGGAGCCGTTGTCTCAAAGCCGAGAGAGATCGCCTCCTTAATTCGGAACAAGTTTGGCAGCGCAGACAACATCTCTAATCTGAAAGACTCTTTGGAGGAAGGGCAGCTGGAGGATGGGCCCGGGGGGAAGCCCCTGGGGGTGATTGCCAACTTTCAGTCGAGTCCAAAGTATGGTAGTGAGGAAGACTGTTCCAGCGCTACCTCGGGCTCAGTGGGAGCCAACAGTACCACGGGGGGCGGCCCTGTGGGGGCATCAAGCTCCAAAACAAACACTCTGGAGATGCAGAGCTCAGGGCTTGATGCAATACTTCACGAGATCCAGGAAATCCGAGAGACCCAGACCAGGCTAGAGGAATCCTTTGAAAACCTCAAGGAACATTATCAGAGGGACTATTCCTTCATAATGCAGGCCTTACAGGAGGAGAGGTACAGGTAAGTTCTCTTGGAACGTCGTGGGTGTCTGTCATACTCTTGGTGGTCTCCCTAGGTGAAGCAGAGTTAGGgggcttttcttcccttttgttatggggaaaataggtgaggggtttgggataggggtaagggttcttaggaattcctctttaaagaattacatcctcttgcacacaaatctaattagaataagataatagtttatttaggggctggggaaaggaaaccaagaaagaaatccttggacttcttctcatggggaaaaggcatagcacagaggcataccaaatctcctcgagcaggagacaggcagacacttttatagaggtccagtggtggtccgatgaggtgatcGTCCGACTACGGAAAGTTCCTCtattgagagaggaccatcccccactggtggtgacgggggagttgggtgaggggtggctgcggatctcaagccatctctctcctccccccaccacaaaggcagcagccacacctaaccttatctccccaggagtgggggagaatggaatgaagggtggtagtcccagagctagctccgtccagatccagtgccacttatcgctttaggtgtgtctgtcctttggtttagtttctcaacgAGAAGGTTCtgtgatgtaccccagaaaacttctggggtgctaggcccataaaaTTTAGATAAACAGATGTGGGAAAGTTAAGCcacttttccagggtcacttGTAGATGAGACATTCTATTCAGGAAGGGGAGCACTCAGGGGCTCTAGTGTTTGTGCCTTTAATTACAAACATTAGAAGGTTTCCGTCCTTTCATTAGCGGTCATGTCGTTAAAGGACAGATCTTTTCAAGAAGACAGACAAGTCGTGTCTACTGTAGGTCTCTGCTCTATCATAGCCACTTGAAGGAATCAAAGCTCACTGAAAAGTAATAAAATCCTGTTTGTGTTTAGTGCTTGAGAACAGCATTAAAGAACTGGCTGAGAAAAAAGCCATGCAGGAAATCAGTCCTGATAAACATGTCTGCTACCCTTATTAAGCATTGGCAGGACTTTGCAATGGGAGCAGATTTAGCAGGAAGTCGTTCAATAGCAGTTGGAGTTTCCCGAGGGACCTGATTCTTTTAGGCAGAACTGTGTAAAAGGTGGAAGCTTAGAGTCCTTTGCTATTTCCACATTGTTCATTTCTTAGCTGTTCTCCATATGTCATCCGCCtccatctgttttcttttccctataaGGGAAACATTCTTGCAGAGTATTGGTCCTGATGCTTGGACTGAGAGCAGCTCCCCCTAAAGGAGATGGTCTCCCTTGTGGGCCAGGCAGATCAAGGCCCTGCAGAGGCAGTGGGGTGCAGTGGAAAGTGCTGCAGGGGGTCACGGAGGCTGGAAAACATATCATGGCAATTGTGGAGAAAAGGAGCTGGACTAAGAAACCCGAGGCCCTGGTTCTCCACAATGCCGACCTCCTTTGTAACCTTAGGCTGGCTAGGCACTTAACCACTCagtgcctcattttcctgatctgcaaaataaAAGGGTTACACTAAAAGATGTCCATggtcctttcagttctaaaattctagctgtgttcTGTTCATCTGATTCACTCAAAGAACTTTATTGAGTATTTATTAACCTTTACTTCTCCAGAAGAAATTAATCAAGCCACAATTTTCAGACGGTAAAATTAAAACACAGGACTCCTTACATTGTCgcaactttctttttatttatggtttctaCAGCAACCAACATTTTATATGCCCATtagagaagaagcatttattaagcccccacTGAATGCTTAATCAGCAAACAGGCAGACAATGTGCTGGAGATAATGAGACACTCCTTCCCTGGCTCTCAGGGAGCATATAGTCTTCTCAAAGAGGCAATAGGTTGGGGGGGGATGTctgtatatgtaaaaaataaatacaaatgaatattaAATGGTTTAGatagggagggcactagcaattgGGAGGGGCTAAGGAAAGGTTTTGTGAAGAATGTGAAACTAAAGCTACATCTTGGAGGAAGTAAGgcagaagtaaaaggggaaatggAGTACCGTGTGTGGGAAGGCAAGTAACATAATAAGACTGCAAAAGTGGGTTAGGACCAAGTTGTAAAGGGAAGGTACATCTGATTTTGAAGGCAGCAGGGAGCCGCAGTCGTTCATGGAGGAGGTGAATGAGTGACAGGCTCAGATGTGCACTCAAGGAGCATCATTAGGCTGCCATGTGGAGGATAAACTGGAGCAGGCCTGGACACTTAAATAGGAGAGCTCTGCAGTAGTCCAGATGGGAGATGGTGCTGGCCTGTGAGCAGAGGAAAGGAGGTGCCGCCGTGGTGGCTATACAAAGAGAAGGCTGTGTGAGGTGAAGGAGAAGGATGAGTCCAGATACTAGAAGGCAGTCATGCCTTTCACAGAAATGAGGAAGTTCAAGAGAGTTGAGGTTTAGGGGAAAGGTCATGTGTTCTTTTGGAcgtgctgagtttgagatgtgtcTGGACCAACTAGTTTGATAAATAGATgtgtgagtcatctgcatagtgGGGATGATTAAGcccatgagaactgatgagatcatctaGTGAGACTAtgtacaaagagaagaaaaagatgccCAGGACAAACTTTGAGGTGCGCCCACAGCATGACACATTTCACGATCcagcagaggaaactgggaagcaATCAGCCAGATAGGAGAGCCGGGAGAGAGAACCCAGGGGAGAGGGTAAGCAAGAAGACTGAAGACTAAGAGATCCTCACTGACTTTGGAGAGATGGATTTCTGTTGGGACATGAGGTTAGAAGTCAGATTGCAAAAAGTTAAGGAGAGACAAGAGAAGGTAGTGAAAGCACTGAGTATAACCACTTTTTCCCAGGAGTTTGGTGGccaaagaggagagacagagaataacAGCTTGGGGTGATGGTAGGGGCtggtaaaagattttttttaagaatggggtgaaaagaaagaaagaactgtggagtatagatgctgattgaaccatattatttcttttgttttgggtgctgttgtttttttttttctattttgaggttttgcatcactgctctcattttttctcttgtaacaggattaatgcagaaataggattaatgttattatgtgtatatatatgtgtgtgtgtatatatctatatctatatgtatagagatatatagatataacctatatcagattacctgctgtctaggggagggagggagaaaaatctgaaattgtaaagtttgtataaacaaaagttgagaactatctttacatgtaacggaaaaaataaaatacctcatacattaaaaaaaaaagaatggggtgaCTTGGGAATATTTGTAGGCAATAGGAAAAGGAACCAGTAAATAAGGAGTGGCTGAAGAGGAGACAGGGAGGggtagaggaaaagaagaggcGGTCTCTTGGAGAAGACAGAGGGATTGGATTGGGGTAAGGGGCACCATATTGTCAGAgactgggggaaaggaggagagagtataGATTTAGATCAGTGTGGTTTAAGAAGGAGGACATAGGAGAGCTCTCAGGAAATCGACTTTGTTTTCTCCATGTTTTCACCTCCACGTGAGGTTCAAGTCCCCAGATGagatggggggaaggagaggtttGATGAGAGAAGACAGGAGGAGGCTAGGGAGTCCACtgggaagaaatgaaatgactgcCTTCCTGCAGCAGTGATGAGCCAAATAGAGCAGAAACACAGCGCTGGTGTGGCCATTGTGTGGCCATGTTCTTCTCCCCAGCTGAACTCTTCTCTTCGTTCAGGAATCATTCTTTCAAAGGTTTGGCAGAGTGGAGGGTTTCATGACCAGTTGCACAGTCGTGCCTCCCTCTTTGCTGTGCCCTTGctgccttttcttttctataGGCAGGTTCATAAATGTTCAAGAAGAAGGGGACATGAAAGAGGAAGACTTAAAAGCCAATACATTAGCATTTGGTGTCTAGAGGTTAGTTAGTCCGGGGAGACAGGGTCAGGGGCGCCCTGCTGGGTAGCATTACACTATCTgccagtgtttttaaaaatagaacatgGAGCCCTTTGCTCCTACACTAAAGCTAGCCCCTCTGCAGATGGGGCATAAGTGTAGGTTAAGAGCTCTAGAGAGAACTGCTCAAAACATGACTAACTTTGGGGGGCCTTTTTGGAAACATGCAAAGTCACAGCATCACAAACTCTTGGAGCTGCACAGGACCCAAGAGGCTCCTAGCCAGGCCCCTAGTTGAACAGTTCTACAGTGTACCCACCACATGGCAGTCTAGCCTGGGTAAGGAAGCCACTGCCTCCCAGAGCAGTCCATCTCATTTGGGGATCACTCCTCTCATTAAGATTTTcctctggggcaggtaggtggcacagtggataaatcactggccctggattcaggaggacttgagttcaaatccagcctcagacacatgacacttactagctgtgtgaccttgggcaagtcacttaaccctcattgccccccccctccaaaaaaacacacaaaaaaagaagattttcCTTCTATTCACCATAAATTTGCCCCTTTGCAACCTCCTGCTCCTTGTTCTGCCCCtggagtcaaacaaaacaaacataattaATCCCTCCTCCCTACATGGCCATTAATATGCATGAAGATAGATCCCTGTCGTGGACTCTACTTACCCAGATTGTagattttctatttctgttcctccaagctaaacatctccCTTCTCTTTGCTTGGACCCCATGGGACAGGACTGCTCAAAGTTCTTTCTCAGTGCTGGTTGTCTGCCTCTggattgtttccaatttatcagtgtctt includes:
- the TMCC1 gene encoding transmembrane and coiled-coil domains protein 1 isoform X4, whose amino-acid sequence is MEPSLSSETIDRLEVSSLAQTSSAVTSSTDGSINTDSVDGTPDPQRTKAAITHLQQKILKLTEQIKIEQTARDDNVAEYLKLANNADKQQTARIKQVFEKKNQKSAQTILQLQKKLEHYHRKLREVEQNGIPRQPKDVFRDMHQGLKDVGAKVTGFSEGVVDSVKGGLSSFSQATHSAAGAVVSKPREIASLIRNKFGSADNISNLKDSLEEGQLEDGPGGKPLGVIANFQSSPKYGSEEDCSSATSGSVGANSTTGGGPVGASSSKTNTLEMQSSGLDAILHEIQEIRETQTRLEESFENLKEHYQRDYSFIMQALQEERYRCERLEEQLNDLTELHQNEILNLKQELASMEEKIAYQSYERARDIQEALEACQTRISKMELQQQQQQVVQLEGLENATARNLLGKFINILLAVMAVLLVFVSTVANCVVPLMKTRSRTFSTLFLVVFIAFLWKHWDAIFGYVERFFSSPR
- the TMCC1 gene encoding transmembrane and coiled-coil domains protein 1 isoform X2 gives rise to the protein MLTRSHLTAPLAQSPYIPDEPEAQGGGTLAKLRPTIDRLEVSSLAQTSSAVTSSTDGSINTDSVDGTPDPQRTKAAITHLQQKILKLTEQIKIEQTARDDNVAEYLKLANNADKQQTARIKQVFEKKNQKSAQTILQLQKKLEHYHRKLREVEQNGIPRQPKDVFRDMHQGLKDVGAKVTGFSEGVVDSVKGGLSSFSQATHSAAGAVVSKPREIASLIRNKFGSADNISNLKDSLEEGQLEDGPGGKPLGVIANFQSSPKYGSEEDCSSATSGSVGANSTTGGGPVGASSSKTNTLEMQSSGLDAILHEIQEIRETQTRLEESFENLKEHYQRDYSFIMQALQEERYRCERLEEQLNDLTELHQNEILNLKQELASMEEKIAYQSYERARDIQEALEACQTRISKMELQQQQQQVVQLEGLENATARNLLGKFINILLAVMAVLLVFVSTVANCVVPLMKTRSRTFSTLFLVVFIAFLWKHWDAIFGYVERFFSSPR
- the TMCC1 gene encoding transmembrane and coiled-coil domains protein 1 isoform X3, with product MVQRFSLRRQLSKIDRLEVSSLAQTSSAVTSSTDGSINTDSVDGTPDPQRTKAAITHLQQKILKLTEQIKIEQTARDDNVAEYLKLANNADKQQTARIKQVFEKKNQKSAQTILQLQKKLEHYHRKLREVEQNGIPRQPKDVFRDMHQGLKDVGAKVTGFSEGVVDSVKGGLSSFSQATHSAAGAVVSKPREIASLIRNKFGSADNISNLKDSLEEGQLEDGPGGKPLGVIANFQSSPKYGSEEDCSSATSGSVGANSTTGGGPVGASSSKTNTLEMQSSGLDAILHEIQEIRETQTRLEESFENLKEHYQRDYSFIMQALQEERYRCERLEEQLNDLTELHQNEILNLKQELASMEEKIAYQSYERARDIQEALEACQTRISKMELQQQQQQVVQLEGLENATARNLLGKFINILLAVMAVLLVFVSTVANCVVPLMKTRSRTFSTLFLVVFIAFLWKHWDAIFGYVERFFSSPR